The following are from one region of the Gossypium hirsutum isolate 1008001.06 chromosome D03, Gossypium_hirsutum_v2.1, whole genome shotgun sequence genome:
- the LOC107950484 gene encoding eukaryotic translation initiation factor 3 subunit E-like, producing MLNDRYQIGPDQIEALYQYAKFQFECGNYSGAADYLYQYRALCTNSERSLSALWRKLAAEILMQNWDIALEELNRLKEIIDSKSFSSPLNQVQSRIWLMHWSLFIFFNHDNGRTQIIDLFNQDKEEVDELCRTLEEKEDSSCTASDQFSCITI from the exons ATGCTTAATGACCGCTACCAG attggtCCAGATCAAATAGAGGCATTATATCAGTATGCAAAATTCCAATTTGAGTGTGGCAACTACTCTGGTGCTGCTGACTATCTGTATCAGTATCGGGCTTTATGTACTAACAGCGAAAGGAGCTTGAGTGCATTGTGGAGGAAGCTTGCTGCCGAGATACTGATGCAAAACTGGGATATTGCTCTTGAAGAACTTAATCGTTTGAAAGAAATAATCGATTCCAAG AGCTTCTCATCACCTTTGAACCAAGTTCAGAGTAGAATATGGCTTATGCATTGGAGCCTCTTCATCTTTTTCAACCATGACAATGGAAGAACACAGATCATTGACCTATTTAATCAAGACAA GGAAGAAGTAGATGAGTTGTGCCGAACATTGGAAGAGAAAGAGGACAGTTCATGTACTGCCTCAGATCAGTTTTCTTGTATCACAATATAA
- the LOC121215308 gene encoding AP2-like ethylene-responsive transcription factor AIL6 yields the protein MAPATVSNWLSFSLSPMEMLRSSSEPQFVSYEGSSAAIASAASPHYLIDNFYANDWTNPKHQTQQPAMAADESSILSSFHHHQVPKLEDFLGDSSSIVRYSDNSQTETQDSSLTHLTQIYDHHHVGAAAYFNDHQDLKAITGFQAFSTNSGSEVDDSASMGRTQLAAVEFPGHSNCPTAGSLSLGVNQISEINTTTTNKAVVSVDSDCSKKIVDTFGQRTSIYRGVTRHRWTGRYEAHLWDNSCRREGQARKGRQVYLGGYDKEEKAARAYDLAALKYWGPTATTNFPITNYSKELEEMKHVTKQEFIASLRRKSSGFSRGASIYRGVTRHHQQGRWQARIGRVAGNKDLYLGTFATEEEAAEAYDIAAIKFRGINAVTNFEMSRYDVEAIAKSSLPIGAAAKRLKISLESEQKPVVVNHEQQPQCSSNSNISFAPMQQSISTIPCGIPFDAAAFYQHNLYHHLQASNISISDLPGSSSTMTTTPTTLMSQPTADQFFLWPHQSY from the exons ATGGCACCAGCAACAGTGAGTAACTGGCTTTCCTTTTCACTATCCCCGATGGAGATGTTGAGGTCTTCATCTGAGCCTCAGTTCGTGTCATATGAAGGATCCTCAGCTGCTATTGCTTCTGCTGCTTCTCCTCATTACTTGATCGATAACTTCTATGCCAATG ACTGGACGAATCCAAAACATCAAACTCAACAACCAGCCATGGCGGCCGATGAGTCATCCATTCTCTCAAGCTTTCACCATCATCAAGTTCCGAAACTAGAAGATTTCCTCGGAGATTCCTCGTCAATCGTTAGATATTCAGATAATAGCCAAACCGAAACCCAGGACTCGTCCTTAACTCATTTAACTCAAATCTACGATCACCACCACGTCGGTGCTGCTGCTTACTTCAACGACCACCAAGATCTCAAAGCCATTACTGGGTTTCAAGCGTTTTCGACTAACTCGGGGTCTGAAGTTGATGACTCAGCTTCAATGGGACGAACTCAGTTAGCTGCTGTTGAGTTTCCTGGCCACTCAAATTGTCCCACCGCCGGTTCCTTATCCCTAGGTGTTAATCAAATCTCCGAAATTAACACCACCACCACCAATAAAGCCGTCGTTTCAGTTGACTCCGATTGTTCAAAGAAAATCGTTGATACTTTTGGTCAGCGAACTTCAATTTACAGGGGTGTCACCAG ACACCGATGGACGGGTAGATACGAAGCTCATCTATGGGATAACAGCTGTAGGAGAGAAGGTCAAGCTCGGAAAGGGCGTCAAg TGTACTTAG GTGGATATGATAAAGAAGAAAAGGCAGCTCGGGCTTACGATTTGGCTGCGCTGAAATACTGGGGTCCTACTGCAACCACCAACTTTCCG ATTACAAACTATTCGAAAGAGTTGGAGGAGATGAAACATGTGACAAAGCAAGAATTTATTGCTTCTTTAAGGAG GAAGAGCAGCGGATTTTCAAGGGGAGCATCAATTTACAGAGGTGTCACAAG GCATCATCAACAAGGTCGATGGCAAGCAAGGATCGGTCGTGTTGCTGGAAACAAGGACCTTTACCTGGGGACTTTTG CTACCGAAGAGGAGGCAGCAGAGGCCTACGATATCGCGGCCATCAAGTTTAGGGGCATAAATGCGGTGACCAACTTTGAGATGAGCCGCTACGACGTCGAAGCAATCGCCAAGAGTTCTCTCCCCATCGGTGCAGCAGCTAAGCGGCTAAAGATCTCACTCGAGTCGGAGCAAAAACCAGTAGTAGTAAACCACGAACAACAACCCCAGTGCAGCTCTAACAGCAACATAAGTTTTGCCCCCATGCAGCAGTCGATATCTACTATCCCTTGTGGAATCCCGTTTGATGCAGCGGCATTTTATCAGCATAATCTCTACCACCACCTTCAGGCTTCCAATATCAGCATCTCTGATCTCCCCGGTTCTTCCTCAACGATGACCACAACTCCAACGACCTTAATGTCGCAACCAACAGCGGATCAGTTTTTCTTATGGCCTCACCAGTCTTACTGA